The following proteins come from a genomic window of Paenibacillus sp. CAA11:
- a CDS encoding SulP family inorganic anion transporter, producing MKWTGRYQGYQLSSLRQDLIAGSIVGIVAIPLGMAFSIASGVKPEYGLYTTIIAGILIALFGGSRFQIGGPTGAFIPILLAIVMQYGYQNLLIAGFMAGFFLILMGIFKIGTLIKYIPKPVTIGFTAGIAVTIFTGQIASFLGLTGMKRHEDFLSNMREIGLRLPSINFYSVITACLCLAALLLTPKILPKIPGSLVGLLISTLAAAWLFPGQVATIGSTYGPISGGWPQFHWLPISLDQIVNLIQPALIIAMLGSIESLLSAVVADGMTGVRHNSNRELIGQGIANMAAPLFGGIPATGAIARTATNIKNGAVSPISGVVHGFIVLLVVLLFAPYASHIPLASMAPILMMVAWNMSERKSFTHMLRTKTGDSFILVVTFLLTVLTTLTTAVEAGLALAVAMFFFQMSRSLKVDKVLPDPTLKNKIMPHMVSEDHDCPQVEIYNMEGPLFFGVTGSLENSKLRLGEASDLKVLILRMGKVPFMDTTGEANFAAIVREYINLGVLVVVVGLRPQPLSLIKRTGTWDLIGAERAFEHVDEALSFALNQVNSSHCLGCKHLAFRECPVLSSAESPLRTPGSLQGSFQQ from the coding sequence AATGGCCTTCTCCATCGCTTCCGGCGTTAAGCCGGAGTACGGGCTTTATACCACCATCATTGCGGGTATTCTCATCGCACTCTTCGGAGGCTCTAGGTTCCAAATTGGAGGGCCTACCGGTGCATTTATCCCCATTCTACTCGCGATCGTCATGCAGTACGGTTACCAGAATCTTCTCATCGCAGGATTCATGGCCGGCTTCTTCCTCATCCTGATGGGCATCTTCAAAATAGGTACCCTGATCAAATATATCCCTAAGCCGGTGACCATTGGATTTACAGCGGGCATCGCTGTTACGATCTTCACCGGGCAAATTGCCAGCTTCCTGGGACTCACAGGCATGAAGCGGCATGAGGACTTTCTCTCGAATATGCGTGAAATCGGGTTAAGGCTGCCCTCGATCAACTTCTATAGCGTTATCACCGCCTGCCTATGCCTTGCAGCACTTCTCCTCACGCCCAAAATTCTGCCGAAAATACCAGGTTCTCTAGTAGGTCTGCTGATTTCTACGCTCGCCGCCGCCTGGCTGTTCCCTGGACAGGTTGCTACGATCGGTTCAACCTATGGTCCCATTTCCGGCGGATGGCCACAGTTTCACTGGCTCCCTATAAGCTTGGATCAAATAGTTAACCTAATTCAGCCTGCTCTCATCATAGCCATGCTTGGAAGCATTGAATCCCTCCTGTCCGCCGTGGTTGCTGATGGAATGACCGGAGTCCGCCATAACAGCAACCGGGAGCTAATTGGACAAGGCATCGCCAATATGGCTGCCCCACTGTTCGGAGGGATCCCGGCGACCGGCGCCATTGCAAGAACAGCGACCAATATCAAGAACGGTGCCGTATCTCCTATTTCAGGAGTCGTTCATGGGTTCATCGTTCTGCTGGTGGTATTGCTATTCGCACCTTATGCCTCCCATATCCCGCTGGCCAGCATGGCGCCGATCCTGATGATGGTGGCATGGAATATGAGTGAGCGGAAGTCATTCACTCATATGCTTCGGACCAAAACAGGAGATTCCTTCATTCTAGTTGTAACCTTCCTGCTGACCGTACTTACAACACTTACTACCGCTGTGGAAGCCGGGCTGGCGCTCGCTGTTGCCATGTTCTTCTTCCAGATGAGCCGTTCTCTGAAGGTAGACAAGGTGCTGCCGGATCCTACCTTGAAGAATAAGATTATGCCGCATATGGTATCAGAAGATCATGACTGCCCTCAGGTAGAAATCTATAATATGGAGGGCCCCTTGTTCTTTGGTGTGACGGGATCGCTGGAGAATTCCAAGCTTCGCCTAGGTGAAGCCTCTGATCTCAAGGTGCTGATTCTACGAATGGGCAAGGTTCCCTTCATGGACACAACCGGTGAAGCTAATTTTGCTGCCATTGTGCGGGAGTACATAAATCTAGGGGTTCTTGTTGTCGTTGTGGGCCTTCGTCCTCAGCCTCTAAGCCTGATCAAGAGAACGGGGACTTGGGATTTAATTGGAGCAGAGCGTGCCTTCGAGCACGTTGATGAAGCCTTGTCTTTTGCACTGAACCAAGTTAACAGCAGCCATTGCTTAGGTTGTAAACATTTAGCCTTTAGGGAATGTCCCGTTCTTAGCAGTGCGGAATCCCCTCTGAGGACACCCGGTTCTCTCCAAGGAAGCTTCCAGCAGTGA
- a CDS encoding Gfo/Idh/MocA family protein yields the protein MIRFGVIGTNWITERFLEAAREAEGFELAAVYSRTEEKAKQFAEKHGIPQWFTSIEELAASEHVDAIYIASPNSLHAQQAMLCMNHGKHVLCEKPLASNVHEVRQMLDTAERNGVVLMEALKTTMLPAFEAIRMQLPKLGKVRRYFANYCQYSSRYDEYRRGNVLNAFKPEFSNGALMDLGIYCLYPQVALFGKPSVIKATGVMLESGVDGEGSIVTGYEGMDAVVMYSKITDSSLPSEIQGEDACLVIDKISEPSELFIRYRDGREERVEVQQDKPVMTYEAIEFMELIRQGNQQSATNSWATSLAVAEIMEEARKQLGLVYPADQQQ from the coding sequence ATGATTCGATTCGGAGTTATAGGTACTAATTGGATTACCGAGCGATTTCTGGAGGCTGCCCGTGAGGCTGAAGGCTTCGAGCTTGCAGCAGTTTACTCTAGAACGGAAGAGAAGGCTAAGCAATTTGCGGAGAAGCATGGGATTCCCCAGTGGTTTACAAGCATCGAGGAACTTGCTGCATCCGAGCATGTGGATGCCATATACATAGCAAGTCCCAATTCCCTGCACGCCCAGCAGGCTATGCTGTGCATGAATCATGGCAAGCATGTGCTCTGTGAGAAGCCGCTTGCTTCCAATGTGCATGAAGTCCGGCAGATGCTTGATACAGCAGAGCGCAACGGAGTGGTGCTCATGGAAGCGCTGAAGACGACCATGCTGCCCGCTTTTGAGGCGATTCGGATGCAGCTGCCGAAGCTGGGCAAGGTGCGGCGTTATTTCGCTAATTACTGCCAGTACTCTTCGCGTTATGATGAATATAGACGAGGCAATGTGCTGAATGCCTTCAAGCCCGAGTTCTCCAACGGTGCCTTGATGGATTTGGGCATCTACTGCTTGTACCCGCAGGTAGCACTGTTTGGCAAGCCTTCTGTGATCAAAGCGACAGGGGTTATGCTGGAATCCGGTGTTGATGGAGAAGGATCGATTGTTACTGGATATGAGGGAATGGATGCTGTCGTCATGTATTCCAAAATCACGGATTCTTCGCTGCCTTCTGAAATCCAGGGAGAGGATGCCTGCTTGGTAATTGATAAGATTAGCGAACCTAGTGAACTCTTCATCCGTTACCGGGATGGCCGAGAAGAACGCGTTGAGGTTCAGCAGGACAAGCCGGTTATGACGTATGAGGCGATCGAGTTTATGGAACTGATCCGTCAAGGCAATCAGCAGTCTGCTACCAACTCGTGGGCTACTTCCCTTGCTGTAGCCGAGATTATGGAAGAGGCGCGCAAGCAGCTGGGGCTTGTCTATCCGGCGGATCAGCAGCAATAA
- a CDS encoding ABC transporter permease: MLPKLPLADWIQTIVDWMSTHLSGLFDVISNVIEAIVDSFATLFMLPHPILFIVILGVLAYLAGRLPLALFSMIGFFLIYNLGYWSQTMDSLALVVTSGIVSIVLGIPIGIWCAYKESASRIIIPLLDFMQTMPAFVYLLPAVTFFSLGVVPGVIASVIFSIPPTIRLTRLGIKQVPGELVEASEAFGSTSMQKLFKVQLPLSMPTLMAGVNQTIMLSLSMVVIASMIGAQGIGAEVYRAVTQLQIGKGFEAGIVVVILAIVLDRLSQNLFKPNRKRARRA; encoded by the coding sequence ATGTTGCCGAAACTGCCGCTCGCTGATTGGATTCAGACTATTGTGGATTGGATGTCCACGCATTTATCGGGGTTGTTTGATGTTATTTCCAATGTGATTGAAGCCATTGTGGATAGCTTTGCCACACTGTTCATGCTGCCGCATCCAATATTGTTTATTGTTATTCTCGGTGTACTCGCCTATTTGGCAGGACGTCTGCCGCTGGCCTTATTCTCAATGATTGGATTCTTCCTAATCTATAATCTAGGCTACTGGTCGCAGACCATGGACAGCCTTGCGCTAGTGGTCACCTCCGGAATTGTCTCGATCGTACTCGGAATTCCTATTGGCATCTGGTGCGCTTATAAGGAGTCTGCATCCCGCATTATTATTCCACTGCTGGATTTCATGCAGACGATGCCAGCCTTTGTATATCTGCTGCCGGCCGTTACTTTCTTTAGCTTAGGGGTTGTCCCAGGTGTCATCGCTTCGGTAATCTTCTCGATTCCACCAACCATTCGCTTGACCCGGCTTGGCATCAAGCAGGTGCCTGGCGAGCTCGTTGAAGCTTCAGAGGCTTTCGGCTCGACCTCCATGCAGAAGCTGTTCAAGGTGCAGCTACCATTGTCTATGCCGACTCTAATGGCCGGTGTGAACCAGACGATTATGCTGTCGCTGTCGATGGTCGTGATCGCTTCGATGATCGGGGCGCAAGGGATTGGCGCAGAGGTGTACCGCGCTGTAACTCAGCTGCAAATCGGCAAGGGCTTTGAAGCAGGGATTGTTGTCGTCATCCTGGCGATTGTTCTGGACCGTCTAAGTCAGAATTTGTTCAAGCCGAATCGTAAGCGGGCGCGCCGGGCTTAA
- the deoD gene encoding purine-nucleoside phosphorylase: MSVHIAAKPGDIAETILLPGDPLRAKYIADTYLEDVTCYNEVRGMFGFTGTYQGKKISVQGTGMGVPSISIYVNELIREYNVKNLIRVGTCGGMQENVRVRDVILAQASCTDSSMNHHEFGGFDFSPIASFPLLKAAYERGMEKGLKLHVGNILTSDMFYRDDTSITKKMMAYGVLGVEMETTALYTLAAKYGVHALTILTVSDHLLTGEETTSEERQTTFNQMMEVALDTAISL, from the coding sequence ATGAGTGTACATATTGCTGCCAAACCTGGAGATATTGCAGAAACGATTCTGTTGCCCGGCGATCCGCTGCGTGCCAAATATATTGCAGATACCTATCTAGAGGATGTGACCTGTTACAATGAAGTCCGTGGGATGTTCGGCTTCACCGGAACTTATCAAGGCAAGAAAATTTCTGTACAAGGAACAGGAATGGGTGTGCCTTCAATCAGCATTTATGTGAATGAACTGATTCGTGAGTACAACGTGAAGAACCTGATCCGCGTTGGAACTTGTGGAGGTATGCAGGAGAATGTGCGGGTTCGCGACGTTATTTTGGCACAGGCCTCTTGTACTGACTCCAGCATGAATCATCATGAGTTCGGTGGATTCGATTTCTCCCCAATTGCGAGCTTCCCACTGCTGAAGGCTGCTTATGAGCGCGGTATGGAGAAGGGGCTGAAGCTGCATGTCGGCAATATTCTCACCTCGGATATGTTCTACCGGGATGACACTTCGATTACCAAGAAGATGATGGCTTACGGTGTACTTGGTGTAGAGATGGAGACAACAGCCCTTTATACGCTTGCGGCCAAGTATGGTGTCCATGCTCTGACGATCCTGACGGTAAGTGACCATTTGCTGACAGGTGAGGAGACGACCTCCGAGGAGCGGCAGACAACATTTAATCAGATGATGGAAGTGGCGCTGGATACGGCGATTTCTTTGTAA
- a CDS encoding GNAT family N-acetyltransferase has translation MNEQVQTLKIRPLCDKDMLRLWELKNKEEAPEWKKWDAPYFEHHQVSLEAFLEKQDQYIDQEDYWGIEVDGELIGTVSYYWEHEPSGWLEMGIGIYDPGYWSGGIGTRALRLWISHLFETLPLVRVGFTTWSGNHRMMRVGEKLGMTLEGRMRKCRLYQGVYYDSIRMGLLREEWEAAGDITQQGT, from the coding sequence ATGAATGAACAAGTGCAGACACTTAAGATTCGCCCACTCTGTGACAAGGATATGCTCAGGCTTTGGGAGCTAAAGAATAAGGAAGAGGCGCCCGAATGGAAGAAATGGGATGCTCCATACTTTGAACATCATCAGGTATCTTTGGAGGCTTTTTTGGAGAAGCAGGATCAGTATATTGATCAAGAAGACTACTGGGGAATTGAAGTGGATGGAGAGCTTATCGGCACAGTCAGTTATTATTGGGAGCATGAGCCGTCCGGCTGGCTGGAGATGGGGATCGGGATTTATGATCCTGGATACTGGAGCGGAGGGATTGGAACAAGAGCGCTCCGCCTATGGATATCCCATCTCTTCGAGACTCTTCCGCTGGTTCGGGTTGGCTTTACAACCTGGTCCGGCAATCATCGGATGATGAGGGTTGGTGAGAAGCTGGGGATGACGCTTGAGGGCAGGATGAGAAAATGTCGGCTTTATCAAGGCGTATATTATGACTCCATCCGCATGGGGCTGCTGCGCGAGGAATGGGAGGCGGCCGGGGATATTACTCAGCAGGGGACTTAA
- a CDS encoding quaternary amine ABC transporter ATP-binding protein encodes MTILELKEVSKLFGPHAEQGIKLLKEGWTKEKLAKEKQITVGVNQVSFDIKQGEIFVIMGLSGSGKSTMVRMLNRLIDPTDGQILVHGKDLLKMNKEQLRTVRRKTISMVFQKFALFPHRTVVENVEYGLEVQKVPKAERHEKALKSLELVGLKGWENKRPDELSGGMQQRVGLARALANDPEVLLMDEAFSALDPLIRRDMQDELLDLQEKMKKTIVFITHDLDEALRIGDRIALMRDGAVVQIGTPEEIMIHPANRYVERFVEDVDLSKVLTASHVMRRPESITLDRGPRVALELMRERGISNLFIIDRTKHLLGVITAEDASAAIKNQKSLEDIMLTDGPRVAPDQLIGELFEITSSAKLPVAVVDDQGRLIGVIVRGALLGALAGEIEWEGGEAHVAETAAR; translated from the coding sequence GTCCCCATGCTGAGCAAGGGATAAAGCTTCTGAAGGAAGGTTGGACCAAAGAGAAGCTGGCCAAAGAGAAACAGATTACGGTAGGCGTTAACCAGGTCAGCTTCGATATTAAGCAAGGCGAAATTTTTGTCATTATGGGATTGTCCGGAAGCGGAAAGTCTACGATGGTGCGAATGCTAAACCGGTTGATTGATCCGACAGACGGCCAGATTCTCGTTCATGGCAAAGACCTCCTTAAAATGAACAAAGAGCAGCTTCGCACGGTGCGGCGGAAGACAATCAGCATGGTCTTTCAAAAGTTTGCGCTTTTCCCGCACCGTACGGTAGTTGAGAATGTGGAATATGGCCTTGAGGTTCAGAAGGTGCCAAAGGCAGAGCGGCACGAAAAGGCGCTTAAGTCCCTGGAACTGGTTGGACTGAAGGGTTGGGAGAATAAAAGACCTGACGAGCTGAGCGGCGGGATGCAGCAGCGGGTGGGTCTGGCCAGAGCGCTGGCGAATGATCCTGAAGTGCTGCTCATGGACGAAGCGTTCAGCGCCTTGGACCCTTTGATTCGCCGGGATATGCAGGATGAGCTGCTGGATTTGCAAGAGAAGATGAAGAAGACCATTGTCTTCATTACCCATGATCTTGATGAAGCACTGCGGATCGGGGATCGTATCGCACTCATGCGTGATGGTGCGGTTGTACAGATCGGGACACCGGAAGAGATTATGATTCATCCGGCGAACCGCTATGTGGAACGCTTTGTGGAGGATGTGGATCTGTCCAAGGTCCTCACCGCGTCACATGTGATGCGCAGACCAGAGTCGATTACACTGGACCGCGGTCCTCGGGTTGCGCTGGAACTGATGAGGGAGCGAGGCATCTCAAACCTCTTCATTATTGACCGTACTAAGCATCTGCTCGGTGTAATTACGGCTGAGGACGCATCAGCTGCGATCAAGAATCAGAAATCCCTTGAGGATATTATGCTGACGGACGGGCCGCGTGTCGCCCCCGATCAACTGATCGGCGAACTGTTTGAGATCACAAGCTCGGCCAAGCTGCCTGTAGCGGTTGTTGATGATCAAGGCCGCTTGATCGGCGTGATCGTCCGCGGTGCTCTGCTTGGAGCGCTCGCCGGAGAAATCGAATGGGAAGGAGGCGAGGCTCATGTTGCCGAAACTGCCGCTCGCTGA
- a CDS encoding NAD-dependent malic enzyme, which produces MRAFKLMNHGSIETSLRGKELLADPLLNKGVAFTLEERESLGLCGLLPPIVITIEEQVCRVYEQLQNQPDNLRKNVALNDLFHRNVVLFFRLLTEHLSELLPIVYTPTVGQAIQQYSHEYHRPGGIYLSIDDPDGMEKAFANLELQPDDIDLIVATDSESILGIGDWGVGGINISIGKLAVYTAAAGIDPSRVLAVVLDPGTNNKKLLDDPMYIGNRHERIRGERYEQFIDQYVTTALRYFPGALLHWEDLGNVNARKILDKYGEQILTFNDDIQGTGAVTLAAVMSAMKVTRQKLSDQRILVFGPGAAGIGNADQICSAMMQEGLSEQEARSRFWAYDQRGLLTDATEGVLSFQKPYVRRAEEIEGWERSEQGIVSLLETVRQVKPTILIGTSGVAGAFSEAVVREMARHTERPIIMPMSNPTHLAEAVPLDLLAWTEGRALIATGSPFEPVSYEGTLYQIGQSNNAFVFPGLGLGAIIVKAKCITKGMFAAAAEAVAAITNALEPGASLLPGINDLRSVSAAVAEAVALTAVRDGVARTIPQNVPAAIRDAMWEASYKAIKPIAELVGV; this is translated from the coding sequence ATGCGTGCTTTCAAGCTTATGAATCATGGATCTATTGAAACATCTTTAAGAGGAAAAGAACTGCTGGCTGATCCTCTTCTGAACAAGGGAGTTGCCTTTACGCTGGAGGAGCGGGAGTCATTGGGACTGTGCGGACTGCTTCCTCCCATTGTCATAACGATCGAGGAGCAGGTCTGCAGGGTGTATGAACAGCTGCAGAATCAGCCCGACAATCTGCGCAAAAACGTGGCGCTGAACGATTTATTTCACCGCAATGTGGTGCTGTTTTTCCGGCTGCTGACAGAGCACTTAAGCGAGCTGCTGCCGATTGTCTACACACCGACGGTAGGACAAGCTATCCAGCAATACAGCCATGAATATCACCGTCCTGGCGGAATCTATCTTTCCATTGACGACCCCGATGGTATGGAGAAGGCCTTTGCGAATTTGGAGCTCCAGCCGGATGACATTGATCTGATTGTAGCTACCGATTCGGAGAGTATCCTTGGCATTGGAGACTGGGGAGTCGGCGGGATTAATATATCCATTGGCAAGTTGGCTGTCTATACGGCAGCCGCAGGGATCGACCCGAGCCGGGTGCTGGCTGTCGTGCTCGATCCGGGAACGAATAATAAGAAGCTGCTCGATGATCCGATGTATATCGGAAATCGCCATGAACGCATACGCGGTGAACGATATGAGCAGTTTATTGATCAATATGTTACTACGGCGCTTCGCTATTTTCCTGGAGCTCTACTGCACTGGGAGGACCTGGGCAACGTGAATGCGCGGAAAATTCTTGATAAATATGGGGAGCAGATCCTTACCTTCAATGATGACATTCAGGGCACCGGCGCTGTGACGCTCGCTGCCGTCATGTCTGCCATGAAGGTGACAAGGCAGAAGCTGTCGGACCAGCGCATCCTTGTGTTCGGTCCTGGAGCCGCCGGGATCGGGAACGCGGATCAAATTTGCTCGGCGATGATGCAAGAGGGACTCAGCGAGCAGGAAGCAAGAAGCCGCTTCTGGGCTTATGATCAGCGCGGCTTGCTTACAGATGCGACCGAAGGCGTGCTGAGCTTTCAGAAGCCTTACGTCCGGCGTGCCGAGGAGATTGAAGGCTGGGAGCGCAGTGAGCAAGGAATCGTCTCCCTGCTGGAGACGGTTCGCCAGGTGAAGCCGACGATTCTGATCGGGACCTCCGGCGTTGCCGGCGCCTTCTCGGAAGCGGTAGTGCGGGAGATGGCGCGGCATACAGAGCGTCCGATCATCATGCCGATGTCGAATCCGACCCACCTGGCCGAGGCGGTTCCGTTAGATTTGCTCGCCTGGACCGAAGGGCGGGCGCTTATCGCAACAGGCAGTCCTTTTGAGCCCGTGTCTTATGAAGGCACTCTGTATCAGATTGGACAGTCCAATAATGCCTTTGTATTCCCTGGGCTAGGCCTGGGAGCCATTATTGTGAAGGCAAAATGTATCACAAAGGGCATGTTTGCTGCGGCAGCGGAAGCCGTAGCTGCAATCACTAACGCGCTAGAGCCCGGGGCCTCCCTGCTGCCGGGGATTAATGACCTGCGCTCCGTCTCTGCAGCGGTGGCAGAGGCTGTGGCTCTGACTGCAGTACGGGATGGCGTGGCACGTACGATACCGCAAAATGTTCCCGCAGCAATAAGGGATGCGATGTGGGAGGCCAGTTATAAAGCGATTAAGCCGATCGCGGAACTGGTAGGCGTGTAG
- a CDS encoding glycine betaine ABC transporter substrate-binding protein: MKTRNLLVAVLSLVLVVALAACNPERNKSTSAGSSTGGSGSGSVGDQVKHEIIGIDPGAGIMKATTKAIGDYGLSDWKLIEGSGAAMTATLDKAIKNKEPIIITGWTPHWMFSKYDLKYLDDPKKSYGEAEEIHTVVRKGLKEDEPVAYEFLDRFEWTDKQMGEIMTAIQEGAAPEEAAKKWADAHEEVIAPWIKDLTPVKGNKLKLSYVAWDSEIASTNLIKYILESKLGYKVTALQVEAGPMWTGVANGDVDATAAAWLPLTHADYWSKFKDQVEDLGANMTGVKTGLVVPSYIDIKSIEDLKDN, translated from the coding sequence ATGAAAACACGTAACTTGCTAGTCGCCGTGTTAAGCCTTGTTTTGGTGGTGGCCCTGGCCGCATGTAACCCGGAACGCAATAAGTCGACTTCCGCTGGATCCAGTACAGGTGGGTCAGGCAGCGGATCTGTTGGTGATCAAGTGAAGCATGAAATTATCGGGATTGACCCGGGTGCCGGCATTATGAAGGCCACCACCAAGGCCATCGGTGATTATGGCCTGAGTGACTGGAAGCTGATCGAAGGCTCCGGGGCAGCGATGACAGCTACCTTGGATAAAGCCATTAAGAATAAAGAGCCGATTATTATTACCGGCTGGACACCGCACTGGATGTTCTCCAAATATGATTTGAAATACCTGGATGATCCTAAGAAGTCGTATGGCGAGGCTGAAGAAATTCATACCGTTGTCCGCAAAGGCCTCAAAGAGGACGAGCCGGTTGCCTATGAATTTCTTGACCGGTTTGAATGGACCGACAAGCAGATGGGCGAGATCATGACAGCCATCCAGGAAGGCGCAGCTCCGGAAGAAGCTGCGAAGAAGTGGGCGGATGCGCATGAAGAAGTTATTGCTCCATGGATTAAGGATTTGACGCCAGTGAAGGGGAATAAGCTTAAGCTCAGCTATGTGGCTTGGGATTCCGAAATTGCCAGCACGAATCTGATCAAATATATTCTTGAAAGCAAGCTGGGATACAAGGTAACTGCGCTTCAAGTAGAAGCAGGTCCAATGTGGACAGGGGTAGCCAATGGAGATGTTGATGCAACGGCTGCTGCTTGGCTTCCATTGACACATGCCGACTACTGGAGCAAGTTCAAAGACCAAGTCGAGGATCTTGGTGCGAATATGACAGGCGTGAAGACTGGCCTTGTTGTACCGTCTTATATTGATATCAAATCCATTGAGGATTTGAAGGATAATTAA
- a CDS encoding DMT family transporter — protein sequence MDNHKGRHSFEILYVVGILAISFSSIFVRWSNAEVSVVAMYRLYLTNLLMLPLVWKYRRTLFGLTSRQWLLLCLSGVMLGLHFLLWMSSLRLTTVASSTVILTLEPILIAIGSYWLFGAKTNRMMVLGMAIAVIGSIAIGSGDFGLSSSALLGDGLSLLGTIAVAVHMLIGKHLRESLSAFVYNFWVFAIAASSLAVYNLFQGYSFGGYAPREWGIFLLLAIVPTLFGHYLFNWLLKYMSASSVSMAVLGEPVFSTILAYFLLKESLTALQLIAGLFILAGVWIFIRYGQDKPHGQKSKQVAIAAKRPKAS from the coding sequence ATGGACAATCACAAAGGCAGACATTCTTTTGAAATTTTGTATGTAGTTGGAATCCTTGCCATCTCATTCTCTTCCATCTTCGTTCGCTGGTCAAATGCTGAGGTCTCCGTCGTCGCCATGTACCGGCTCTACTTGACCAATCTGCTTATGCTGCCGCTTGTATGGAAATACCGCCGCACCCTGTTCGGGCTTACTTCAAGGCAGTGGCTGCTGCTCTGCCTATCCGGAGTCATGCTGGGGCTTCATTTCCTGCTGTGGATGAGCTCACTACGGCTGACCACTGTGGCCAGCTCTACGGTGATCCTGACCCTGGAACCTATCCTGATCGCCATCGGCTCCTACTGGCTGTTCGGCGCTAAGACCAATCGAATGATGGTGCTAGGCATGGCCATCGCAGTTATCGGCTCCATTGCTATCGGTTCTGGCGATTTTGGACTATCAAGCTCAGCCCTGCTTGGAGACGGACTTTCTCTGCTTGGAACGATTGCCGTAGCGGTACATATGCTGATCGGCAAGCATCTTCGTGAATCCCTGAGTGCATTTGTATATAACTTCTGGGTGTTTGCGATAGCTGCCTCCTCCCTTGCGGTATATAATCTCTTTCAGGGGTACTCTTTTGGCGGCTACGCTCCGCGGGAATGGGGAATCTTCCTGCTTCTGGCGATTGTTCCTACCTTGTTCGGACATTACCTGTTCAACTGGCTGCTTAAATATATGAGTGCATCCTCTGTCTCCATGGCTGTCCTTGGCGAGCCCGTCTTCTCTACAATTCTGGCTTACTTCCTTCTGAAAGAAAGCCTGACCGCATTGCAGCTGATCGCAGGCCTGTTCATCCTTGCCGGGGTGTGGATCTTCATCCGGTATGGACAGGATAAGCCTCATGGGCAGAAATCTAAGCAAGTTGCCATCGCTGCGAAGAGACCAAAAGCAAGTTAG